The Lucilia cuprina isolate Lc7/37 chromosome 5, ASM2204524v1, whole genome shotgun sequence genome includes a window with the following:
- the LOC124420301 gene encoding uncharacterized protein LOC124420301, whose amino-acid sequence MLLNNLNELCIQRSRYVNFLTRNTNENLSELDEVGETKFALNHTDCQIFLKKKCHDIEVLRVQGDMKDDYLQAEYFKFKVKPFRNLNKLIFYQMVVTNENLLVLSKNCLQLKSLHLLKCFCEDFQTLMPGVNINIDSICKITQLQELKFEPDTKPGCIKKLKVQYVKYVLNNAVNLTSLSFKNFTIVCEKEEDKTTRTYIPDIVWQLQTFNIGILNYDIWCTFTGYLKCCPQLRKLIIHINDSNIVLNLKLIDILSTYCINLKTLCLEGCKLDIKDFLPLQGLKELTLTSCSGLSFENLQQLLGGLRLKQFKLNNTPVNKIYNYIYIAPSLESITIDTFQFTAISEIFQNSLNNFAALHTLNWLNGDIAHNWLRDKCPQIQKLKLTNPYSLPRIILSMTSLKELTFTTCHGLNWNLLKMLIRDMSLKCLNIAVNDVMIENNGIPQNCFRVTTTLELIKMPFEIFVIGLTHWLDVLDVNEQLGFLVYGGVGDILNFRLLSMLLSVNAVRKRCNRIKICGFKMELKDFERNTIFREIVRLHMNTSHYRDRKMPFTLEF is encoded by the exons atgttgttaaataatttaaacgaaTTGTGTATTCAGAGAAGTCGTTATGTGAACTTCCTAACACGTAACACCAACGAGAATTTAAGCGAATTGGATGAAGTTGGTGAaacaaaatttgctttaaatcaCACAgattgtcaaatatttttaaaaaagaaatgtcaCGATATAGAAGTGTTAAGAGTGCAGGGTGATATGAAAGATGATTACTTACAGGCggagtattttaaatttaaagtgaaaccttttagaaatttaaacaaattaatcttTTATCAAATGGTGGTGACAAATGAAAATTTGCTGGTGTTAAGCAAAAATTGTTTGCAATTAAAGAGTTTACATTTGTTGAAATGTTTCTGTGAAGATTTTCAAACTCTGATGCCGGgtgttaatataaatattgataGTATTTGCAAAATTACACAATTACAGGAATTAAAATTTGAACCCGATACAAAGCCGGGTTGCATAAAGAAATTGAAAGTACAATATgtgaaatatgttttaaataatgctGTGAACTTGacaagtttaagttttaaaaatttcaccatAGTTTGTGAGAAGGAGGAGGACAAAACCACTAGAACCTATATACCCGATATTGTTTGGCAGTTACAGACTTTTAATATTGGCATTTTAAACTATGATATTTGGTGCACATTTACCGGTTATCTGAAATGTTGTCCACAATTGCGCAAACTGATCATACACATCAACGATAGTAATATAGTGTTAAATCTCAAActaatcgatattttgagcACATATTGTATCAACTTAAAAACTTTATGTTTGGAAGGTTGCAAACTGGATATCAAGGATTTCTTACCTTTACAGGGATTAAAAGAACTAACTCTTACTTCGTGTAGTGGTTtgagttttgaaaatttacagcAATTATTGGGTGGTCTCAGGCTAAAGCAATTTAAATTGAACAATACTCCCgtgaataaaatttacaattacatttaTATAGCACCCTCCCTGGAATCGATAACCATAGATACTTTTCAGTTTACAGCAATAtctgaaatatttcaaaattctctTAACAACTTTGCCGCACTACACACCTTGAACTGGCTTAATGGTGATATAGCTCATAATTGGTTACGTGATAAATGTCCTCAGATACAAAAGTTAAAACTAACCAATCCCTATAGCTTACCACGTATTATCTTATCTATGACTTCCCTGAAAGAACTAACATTTACTACTTGTCATGGTCTCAACTGGAATCTTTTGAAAATGCTTATTCGTGATATGtctttgaaatgtttaaatattgctGTCAATGATGTAATGATCGAAAATAATGGAATTcctcaaaattgttttagagTTACGACAACGTTGGAGTTAATAAAGATGCcctttgaaatatttgttattggtTTAACACATTGGCTAGATGTTTTAGATGTTAATGAACAGTTGGGGTTTCTTGTTTATGGCGGTGTTGgtgatatattaaattttagactACTGAGTATGTTGCTATCGGTGAATGCTGTGCGAAAGCGATGTAATCGTATAAAAATTTGCGGTTTTAAAATGG AACTTAAAGACTTTGAACGTAACacaatttttagagaaattGTACGTTTGCATATGAATACCAGTCACTATAGAGACAGGAAAATGCCTTTTACTTTGGAATTCTAA